The following proteins are encoded in a genomic region of Micromonospora olivasterospora:
- a CDS encoding IS256 family transposase, with protein sequence MTAPHIIDPAGLLGQALTDASPDLMRHLLSTVINSLLSAEADAVCGAEYGIASPERINSRNGYRHRELDTRIGTIDVAIPKLRSGSYFPEWLLERRKRAEAALVSVVATCYLLGVSTRRMDKLVQSLGITSLSKSQVSRMAADLDAQVAAFRTRPLSESGPFTFVAADALTMKVREQGRVVNAVVLVATGVNADGHREVLGVKVATSETKQAWNAFFADMVARGLTGTLLVTSDAHAGLVDAIAANLPGASWQRCRTHYAANLMAVCPKSAWPAVKTVLHSVYDQVDAATVHAQFDKLLDSVSRSLPAVAAHLDDARADLLAFTGFPQQIWRQIWSNNPNERLNKEIRRRTDVVGIFPDRDAVIRLVGAVLAEQHDEWTEGRRYFALDILAKARETARTTTTSPDLPQLETAA encoded by the coding sequence ATGACCGCACCTCACATCATCGACCCTGCCGGCCTGCTGGGCCAGGCACTGACCGACGCGTCACCGGATCTGATGCGGCACCTGCTGTCCACGGTGATCAACTCTCTGCTGTCGGCGGAGGCCGACGCGGTCTGCGGCGCCGAGTACGGCATCGCCTCGCCGGAACGGATCAACTCCCGCAACGGCTACCGGCACCGCGAGCTCGACACCCGCATCGGCACGATCGACGTGGCCATCCCGAAACTGCGGTCGGGCTCCTACTTCCCCGAGTGGCTGCTCGAACGGCGTAAGCGGGCCGAGGCCGCGCTGGTCAGTGTGGTCGCGACCTGCTACCTGCTCGGCGTCTCCACCCGACGCATGGACAAACTCGTACAGTCGCTGGGCATCACCAGCCTGTCCAAGTCACAGGTCTCGCGGATGGCCGCCGACCTGGACGCCCAGGTCGCGGCGTTCCGCACCCGGCCGCTGAGCGAGTCGGGGCCGTTCACGTTCGTGGCCGCCGACGCGCTGACCATGAAGGTCCGCGAGCAGGGCCGGGTCGTCAACGCGGTCGTGCTGGTCGCGACCGGCGTCAACGCCGACGGCCACCGCGAGGTCCTCGGCGTCAAGGTCGCCACAAGCGAGACCAAGCAGGCATGGAACGCGTTCTTCGCCGACATGGTCGCCCGCGGCCTGACCGGCACCCTGCTGGTCACCAGCGACGCCCACGCCGGCCTGGTCGACGCGATCGCCGCGAACCTGCCCGGCGCGTCCTGGCAGAGGTGCCGCACGCACTACGCCGCGAACCTGATGGCGGTGTGTCCGAAGTCCGCGTGGCCGGCGGTCAAGACCGTGCTGCACTCGGTCTACGACCAGGTCGACGCCGCTACGGTCCACGCCCAGTTCGACAAACTCCTCGACTCGGTCAGCAGGTCGCTGCCGGCCGTGGCCGCCCACCTCGACGACGCCCGCGCCGACCTGCTCGCCTTCACCGGCTTCCCGCAACAGATCTGGCGCCAGATCTGGTCGAACAACCCCAACGAACGACTCAACAAGGAGATCCGCCGCCGCACCGACGTCGTCGGGATCTTCCCCGACCGCGACGCCGTCATCCGCCTCGTCGGTGCCGTCCTTGCCGAACAACACGACGAATGGACCGAAGGCCGCCGCTACTTCGCCCTCGACATCCTCGCCAAGGCCCGCGAGACCGCCAGAACCACCACGACGAGTCCGGACCTGCCCCAACTGGAGACCGCAGCATGA
- a CDS encoding IS4 family transposase, with translation MQEKSVITRSIEVAGGVHAPGHLGELTQIIDFDLVDAVLEETGTREKRLRLLPSRVVVYFVLALALLERCSYRATWGKLTAALAGLCLTRPSTSSLSRARRRVGVAPLRRLFETLAGAVGLLGQPGVFYRGLRTVAIDGTHLHVPDEEQVTWRYPTRVGDKLEFGYPLLRLLVVIECGTRALLAAAFGPETEGELAYAQRLLGVLDRTMLLLADAGFDAAEFLRDVEAGGAQFLVRSSARRCPTIQRRLPDGSYLARIGYGSLPALILVRVIEAQVTVTLADGSLRREQWRLITSLTDHTRYPAHELVDLYHERWQAETTYFSIKATMLDGRVLRSRSIPGIEQEVYALLTAYQALIRAAADATCTQPGLDMDRISFTILIDAAADTITTASGILPGSSTDLLGTIGHAALADLLPAWRRPRIKARSRKNPTSKYSPNAGQHPATTQTYTFHADITIFEKGLASRSRR, from the coding sequence TTGCAGGAGAAGTCTGTCATCACCCGGTCGATCGAGGTAGCCGGGGGTGTGCACGCGCCCGGACATCTGGGCGAGTTGACCCAGATCATCGACTTCGACCTGGTCGACGCGGTGCTGGAAGAAACCGGGACACGCGAGAAGCGGCTGCGGCTGCTGCCGTCTCGGGTCGTGGTGTACTTCGTCCTCGCACTCGCCCTGCTCGAACGCTGTTCCTACCGAGCGACCTGGGGGAAGCTGACCGCGGCCCTGGCCGGCTTGTGCCTGACGCGGCCGAGTACCTCCTCACTGTCACGCGCTCGCCGCCGGGTCGGAGTAGCACCGCTACGGCGCCTGTTCGAGACCCTGGCCGGTGCCGTCGGTCTGCTCGGCCAGCCCGGCGTGTTCTACCGGGGCCTGCGTACCGTGGCCATCGACGGCACCCACCTGCACGTGCCCGACGAGGAGCAGGTCACCTGGCGCTACCCCACACGCGTAGGAGACAAGCTGGAGTTCGGCTACCCGCTGCTACGGCTGCTCGTGGTGATCGAGTGCGGGACCCGCGCCCTGCTCGCCGCGGCCTTCGGCCCCGAAACAGAAGGCGAACTGGCGTACGCGCAGCGGCTTCTGGGCGTCCTGGACCGCACGATGCTGCTGCTGGCCGACGCCGGCTTCGACGCCGCGGAATTCCTGCGCGACGTCGAAGCCGGCGGCGCGCAGTTCCTGGTCCGCTCATCCGCCCGCCGCTGCCCGACCATCCAGCGTCGCCTACCCGACGGCTCCTACCTGGCCCGCATCGGCTACGGCAGCCTACCCGCTCTCATCCTGGTGCGGGTCATCGAAGCACAGGTCACCGTCACACTGGCCGACGGCAGCCTGCGGCGCGAGCAGTGGCGGCTGATCACCAGCCTGACAGACCACACCCGCTACCCCGCCCACGAACTCGTGGACCTCTACCACGAACGCTGGCAGGCCGAAACCACGTACTTCTCGATCAAAGCGACCATGCTCGACGGCCGCGTCCTGCGCTCCCGCAGCATCCCCGGGATCGAGCAGGAGGTGTACGCCCTGCTCACCGCCTACCAGGCCCTCATCCGCGCGGCAGCAGACGCCACCTGCACCCAGCCCGGCCTGGACATGGACCGGATCAGCTTCACCATCCTCATCGACGCCGCCGCCGACACGATCACCACCGCCAGCGGAATCCTTCCCGGCAGCTCAACCGACCTCCTCGGCACGATAGGCCACGCCGCGCTGGCCGACCTCCTACCCGCCTGGCGCCGCCCTCGAATCAAGGCCCGCTCCCGCAAGAACCCGACCAGCAAGTACAGCCCGAACGCCGGACAGCACCCCGCAACCACGCAGACCTACACCTTCCACGCCGACATCACAATCTTCGAAAAGGGGCTTGCCTCCCGCTCACGGCGCTAA
- a CDS encoding low temperature requirement protein A yields MPHTFERYLRAPEHPQQATFLELFFDLAYIFAFTRISGRLVDDLDLINAAQTLVLLLAIFWVWTFTAWSTNFFNPERVQIQLLVIASMFGTVVLTIAVPGAFEARGLLFAGTYLLIHIARSLTLRYLLRGHELQHVPYLVLSWFGLSAVPWIVGAFAPSPVRLALWALAIAIDYLGGILLWPTPKLGRMRESQWAFAPEHLAERYRQFFNISLGETILVLGATFIAAKATFLRTGALIAAFATTALIWRIYFYQAAHTLADTLKSSNQPNRLGRAAADAHLIMVAGVVVTSVSYRAVIDGPNGHTPISWLLVILGGPALFLAGRARFEYTVYAGVSPTRPIGVLVLGALVAPLLLAPPLVAAAAVVVVLTGIALADALRVRHRPPAQPSPPPH; encoded by the coding sequence ATGCCGCACACCTTCGAGCGCTACCTGCGGGCTCCCGAACATCCGCAGCAGGCGACCTTCCTGGAGCTCTTCTTCGACCTGGCGTACATCTTCGCGTTCACCCGCATCTCGGGGCGCCTGGTCGACGACCTCGACCTGATCAACGCCGCGCAGACGCTGGTGCTGCTGCTCGCGATCTTCTGGGTCTGGACCTTCACCGCCTGGTCGACCAACTTCTTCAACCCGGAGCGGGTCCAGATCCAGCTCCTCGTCATCGCGAGCATGTTCGGCACCGTCGTGCTGACGATCGCGGTGCCCGGCGCGTTCGAGGCGCGGGGGCTGCTGTTCGCGGGCACCTACCTGCTCATTCACATCGCCCGCTCGCTCACCCTGCGGTACCTGCTGCGCGGCCACGAGCTGCAGCACGTCCCCTACCTGGTGCTCTCCTGGTTCGGCCTATCCGCCGTACCCTGGATCGTCGGCGCGTTCGCGCCGAGCCCGGTCCGACTGGCGCTGTGGGCGCTGGCGATCGCCATCGACTACCTGGGCGGGATCCTGCTCTGGCCGACCCCGAAACTCGGCCGGATGCGGGAGTCGCAGTGGGCGTTCGCCCCGGAGCATCTGGCCGAGCGGTACCGGCAGTTCTTCAACATCTCGCTGGGCGAAACGATCCTGGTCCTCGGTGCCACCTTCATCGCCGCCAAGGCGACGTTCCTCCGGACCGGCGCCCTGATAGCCGCCTTCGCCACCACGGCGCTGATCTGGCGGATCTACTTCTACCAGGCGGCGCACACGCTGGCCGACACCCTCAAATCGTCGAACCAACCAAACCGGCTCGGCCGGGCAGCGGCGGACGCCCACCTGATCATGGTGGCCGGAGTCGTCGTCACCTCGGTCAGCTACCGGGCCGTCATCGACGGACCGAACGGGCACACGCCAATCTCGTGGCTCCTGGTCATCCTCGGCGGACCGGCACTGTTCCTCGCCGGCCGCGCCCGCTTCGAGTACACCGTGTACGCCGGCGTGTCCCCGACCCGGCCGATCGGGGTGCTGGTGCTGGGAGCTCTCGTGGCACCCCTGCTCCTCGCGCCGCCGCTGGTGGCCGCCGCCGCGGTGGTCGTCGTGCTGACCGGCATCGCGCTGGCCGACGCGCTGCGCGTCCGGCATCGGCCGCCAGCCCAACCCTCCCCGCCGCCCCATTGA
- a CDS encoding DUF6880 family protein, protein MSTKSNHPDPVEAEIEHALDPGRFVSDRGCFRFVDGLEQVTATVGQLVADDAERAATLYETFLAGCYEKAEEVDDSSGSFGMFAQSLISGWITARQAAQASPQQTTARLLAWMDDDQYGFCHRLEHQIATVFDEAGLAAFIDQIRSRFEAADQATPASVGSDQADRDARRRRAETTRWAEVLRSLYAAGGDLDAYVELAERTGLTADDCLTVANLLVSRGDPAQALAWVERGLQLDAERPYPSFAAHSLTELKPRLLADLGHGDQALETAWADYRKHPDRYSYDHLMTFVPHAERPGWHDRAITEALDGDRYLPAVIELLLHTDETGRLGQLAARTSDSSWEGVGHHAAEQAGTALEPGHPGEAARIWRAAGMRILEAGTSKYYGAALRYFDHAKRCYQQADQPDQWQQVVDEVYAQHGRKTSFLPGFDAVVTGTDPTPQPSFPDQAKARWGRHVSE, encoded by the coding sequence GTGAGCACCAAGAGCAACCACCCGGATCCCGTGGAAGCCGAGATCGAACACGCCCTCGACCCGGGCCGGTTCGTGTCCGACCGCGGCTGCTTCCGGTTCGTCGACGGCCTCGAACAGGTCACGGCGACCGTCGGCCAGCTCGTCGCCGACGATGCCGAACGGGCTGCCACCCTGTACGAGACGTTCCTGGCCGGGTGCTACGAGAAGGCCGAGGAGGTCGACGACTCCAGCGGCAGCTTCGGCATGTTCGCCCAGAGCCTGATCAGCGGCTGGATCACCGCCCGCCAGGCCGCGCAGGCGTCCCCGCAGCAGACTACGGCCCGGCTGCTGGCCTGGATGGACGACGACCAGTACGGCTTCTGCCACCGGCTGGAACACCAGATCGCCACCGTCTTCGACGAGGCCGGCCTCGCGGCGTTCATCGACCAGATCCGCAGCCGGTTCGAGGCCGCCGATCAGGCAACTCCGGCCTCCGTCGGGTCGGACCAAGCCGACCGGGACGCGCGCCGGCGACGGGCCGAGACGACACGGTGGGCCGAGGTGCTGCGGTCGCTGTATGCCGCCGGAGGAGACCTCGACGCGTACGTCGAACTCGCCGAACGCACGGGCCTGACCGCCGACGACTGCCTCACGGTCGCGAACCTGCTGGTCTCCCGGGGCGACCCGGCCCAGGCGCTGGCCTGGGTGGAGCGTGGCCTGCAACTCGACGCCGAGCGGCCGTACCCGTCCTTCGCCGCGCACAGCCTCACCGAGCTCAAGCCGCGGCTCCTGGCCGACCTGGGTCACGGCGATCAGGCGCTGGAGACGGCCTGGGCCGACTACCGCAAGCACCCCGACCGGTACTCCTACGACCACCTGATGACGTTCGTCCCGCACGCTGAGCGCCCCGGCTGGCACGACCGAGCCATCACCGAGGCGCTGGACGGCGACCGCTACCTGCCCGCGGTGATCGAGCTGCTGCTGCACACCGACGAGACTGGACGCCTCGGGCAACTGGCCGCCCGCACCTCCGACAGCTCATGGGAGGGCGTCGGCCACCACGCGGCAGAACAGGCCGGTACCGCGCTGGAACCGGGCCACCCCGGTGAGGCCGCCCGGATCTGGCGGGCCGCGGGCATGCGTATCCTGGAGGCCGGCACGAGCAAGTACTACGGCGCCGCGCTGCGGTACTTCGACCACGCCAAGCGCTGCTACCAGCAGGCAGACCAGCCAGACCAGTGGCAGCAGGTCGTCGATGAGGTGTATGCGCAGCACGGCCGCAAGACGAGCTTCCTGCCAGGCTTCGATGCGGTGGTGACCGGAACCGACCCGACCCCACAGCCGTCCTTCCCCGATCAGGCGAAGGCCCGCTGGGGTCGACATGTCTCCGAATGA